A genomic window from Enoplosus armatus isolate fEnoArm2 chromosome 18, fEnoArm2.hap1, whole genome shotgun sequence includes:
- the slc25a46 gene encoding mitochondrial outer membrane protein SLC25A46, with translation MASRRPDSFDGLGYRGRDDPLYGASYPVRSAGGPAELQHHHWVTTPPDIPGSRNLHGERTPHYDEPLGEPGGSGATAAWDAPQPGVPPAEQMNRFAGFGIGLVSLFTENVLAHPCIVFRRQCQVNYHGRCYHLTPFSAVAVMYAITKAQGPKALWKGMGGTFIVHGITLGAEGIISELTPLPRELPHRWSWKQLAGHLVLKGLTAVVALPFYCASLIETVQSEIVRDDSSSGLLDCVREGLTRLLGVGAPHSRRLLPLGSLLLPAALHAVLRYAIAASVQRAALWLHQRGRKQRADPSNPLDAYFPELAASWAGSLVADIMLFPLETALHRLGLQGTRTIIDATDGVVAAGNGGSPLVLPVNTQYDGFSDCLHAIRRKEGVTGFYRGFGALVAQYALHGALLAAARTLLRLLLLEGRAS, from the exons ATGGCCTCCAGGCGGCCGGACAGCTTCGACGGGCTCGGCTACCGCGGCCGCGACGACCCGCTGTATGGAGCCAGCTACCCGGTTAGAAGCGCCGGAGGCCCCGCGGAGCTGCAGCACCACCACTGGGTCACCACGCCGCCGGACATCCCCGGTAGCCGAAACCTGCACGGAGAGCGTACACCTCACTACGACGAGCCGCTGGGAGAGCCCGGAGGTTCAGGAGCCACAGCCGCCTGGGACGCTCCGCAGCCGGGCGTACCGCCTGCCG AGCAGATGAATCGATTTGCAGGCTTTGGAATCGGACTCGTCAG tctgttCACAGAGAACGTCCTTGCCCACCCCTGTATCGTCTTCCGCAGACAGTGTCAG GTGAACTACCACGGCCGCTGTTACCACCTGACTCCGTTCAGCGCCGTCGCCGTCATGTATGCCATCACCAAGGCTCAG GGTCCGAAGGCTCTCTGGAAGGGGATGGGCGGCACCTTCATCGTTCACGGCATCACGCTGGGAGCTGAGGGCATCATCAGCGAGCTCACACCGTTACCACG ggagCTTCCTCACAGGTGGAGCTGGAAACAGTTGGCTGGACATTTAGtgcttaaagg GTTAACAGCTGTGGTGGCTCTTCCATTTTACTGCGCCAGCCTCATCGAGACGGTCCAG AGTGAGATCGTCCGTGACGACTCGTCCTCCGGTCTGCTGGATTGTGTCCGTGAAGGTTTGACTCGGTTGTTGGGCGTCGGAGCTCCTCACAGTCGCCGCCTGCTTCCTCTCGGCTCTCTGCTGCTTCCCGCCGCGCTGCACGCCGTTCTGCGATATGCCATCGCCGCCTCCGTCCAGCGGGCAGCGCTGTGGCTGCACCAGCGGGGCAGGAAGCAGCGGGCGGACCCGTCCAACCCGCTGGACGCCTACTTCCCCGAGCTTGCGGCATCGTGGGCGGGGTCTCTGGTGGCCGACATCATGCTGTTTCCTCTGGAGACGGCGCTGCACCGCCTCGGCCTTCAGGGCACGCGTACCATCATCGACGCAACCGACGGCGTGGTTGCCGCGGGGAACGGTGGCAGTCCGCTGGTCCTGCCCGTCAACACACAGTACGACGGCTTCTCCGACTGCCTCCACGCCATCCGCCGCAAGGAGGGCGTGACTGGGTTTTACCGTGGCTTCGGAGCGCTGGTGGCACAGTACGCGCTGCACGGAGCGCTGCTGGCTGCCGCCAGGACTCtactgaggctgctgctgctggaggggaGGGCCAGCTAG